In Schizosaccharomyces osmophilus chromosome 2, complete sequence, the following proteins share a genomic window:
- the bun62 gene encoding WD repeat protein Wdr20: MSSSITRPVLFIAVREGEYVLKDEFQLSAPTQKYHISGSPLDPNTPIKSPTPVHLQIVSFPFSEGALGKEYMEELRKVPGVHYTEEGREVPNILENYKSSKRKSYTHSSSNFKLYRPSSRPGSSTFNPKCFISSITFYENILRSFYTSPSLGTTYAFANHEESFYWLDLSTSGTHSTLLRIDFHRSRPVSHHINEFTKTPKFLEIIIGFDTGDVLWYDPINYKYLRFNKGGHFNNNSVTAVQWLPNQESVFLVSFQNGWVIYYDKNQQEQPLYSSIPEKNLKSLYLSSRGTFTVLKDFPSPDDRKPLNPVACIAFSNSPINAFSTSPDHQHLAVVSERGTLKLLKYAELKMLDIFHSYFGGLSCIAWSPDGKFIVTGGKDDMLSVYSFPQRKLVARCQGHKSWVLGITFDRWRCKDDSYRIASVGLDCQLLLWDFLVSALHRPKSALNYVNNHAEPSKPTMSDLDDVGDLNVQSGYKGFEQNDITIHPTVSRSLIPIISPITSYTVDEAPVTSVVFQPDCMVTCSLNGRIRIWQRPSC; this comes from the coding sequence ATGTCATCTAGTATCACTCGTCCAGTCTTATTTATAGCTGTTCGCGAAGGAGAATATGTTTTGAAGGACGAGTTTCAGTTGTCGGCACCAACGCAAAAGTATCATATCTCAGGCTCCCCGCTTGACCCAAATACTCCTATAAAAAGTCCTACCCCAGTTCATCTACAAATCGTgtcctttcctttttcggAAGGTGCCTTAGGGAAAGAATACATGGAAGAACTCCGTAAAGTGCCTGGTGTACATTATACTGAAGAAGGCCGGGAAGTCCCTAATATCCTTGAAAACTACAAAAGCTCGAAACGAAAGTCCTACACTCACTCCTCCAGTAACTTCAAGCTATACAGACCATCCTCACGCCCAGGAAGCTCTACCTTTAATCCTaaatgttttatttcttctattACTTTTTATGAGAATATTCTTCGTTCTTTCTACACTTCCCCTTCTCTTGGAACAACATATGCTTTTGCCAACCATGAAGAGTCTTTCTACTGGCTCGATTTAAGTACCAGTGGCACCCATTCTACTTTGCTTCGCATAGACTTTCACAGATCTCGCCCCGTGAGTCACCACATTAatgaatttacaaaaactcCAAAGTTTTTAGAAATTATCATCGGGTTTGATACGGGTGATGTTCTGTGGTACGATCCCATCAATTACAAGTACTTACGGTTCAATAAAGGTGGACATTTTAATAATAACTCAGTAACCGCTGTTCAGTGGCTTCCTAATCAAGAGTCCGTATTTTTGGTGTCTTTTCAGAATGGATGGGTTATATATTATGACAAAAACCAGCAAGAGCAACCGCTCTACTCTTCCATTCCGgaaaaaaacttgaaatCTTTGTATCTAAGTTCGCGTGGTACTTTTACTGTGCTTAAAGACTTTCCTTCTCCCGACGATAGAAAACCTTTAAATCCCGTTGCTtgtattgctttttcaaattcccCAATTAATGCATTTTCAACATCTCCTGACCACCAACATTTGGCGGTCGTATCCGAACGAGGAActttgaaacttttgaagTATGCAGAACTAAAAATGCTTGACATTTTTCACAGCTATTTTGGCGGCTTATCATGTATAGCTTGGTCACCAGATGGAAAGTTTATTGTCACTGGCGGAAAGGATGATATGCTATCGGTTTACTCATTTCCCCAAAGAAAACTTGTTGCACGTTGTCAAGGACATAAGTCTTGGGTCTTGGGTATAACTTTTGACCGATGGCGTTGCAAAGACGACAGTTACCGCATCGCCAGTGTTGGCCTCGACTGCCAATTGCTTTTATGGGATTTTCTCGTAAGCGCACTTCACCGCCCAAAGTCTGCCCTTAACTACGTTAATAATCATGCTGAACCATCCAAGCCGACTATGAGTGATCTCGATGATGTTGGTGATCTTAATGTTCAATCAGGCTACAAAGGATTTGAACAAAATGACATAACAATCCACCCAACAGTTTCTCGATCTCTCATTCCAATCATATCCCCAATTACCTCCTACACTGTTGATGAGGCGCCTGTGACATCCGTCGTTTTCCAACCTGATTGTATGGTTACTTGCTCGTTGAACGGGAGAATCCGAATCTGGCAAAGACCCTCATGTTGA
- the pby1 gene encoding P-body associated protein Pby1, with amino-acid sequence MSGSEDTIPVYVNYRDSYVEPKIKNALLESGIPLKFVDSRADAKLFWAQYEDIDFDKLCDDTGTLACSYVIRKALIRKEYLWNTVVHYLAKNPKSILRTAVPEAFSLELDYAEFLDDSLMESYELRQELENNEALEPQQRKWYILKPSMCDGAQGIRIFSTIEELQAIFDSFDEALSDDDEESNHSSRENEIENIGALTVNDRNPENKIVIHQIRHFLVQRYIANPLLLNNRKFHIRAYVLAVGGLSVYLFKEMLCLLARDEYESPHADGEINLYGQLSNTCIQGDAPREASVQSFWNSSINNKEKVFESLVHILGDVFEAAATTQRIHFQPLNNSFEIFGVDFMVDETNQVHLLEVNAYPDFRQTGDELSGLVERLFKSVVHTAIVPFFHPKKKCGASSDLVLARELKIYGF; translated from the exons ATGTCTGGTTCAGAAGACACCATCCCGGTCTATGTAAACTATAGGGACTCATATGTAGAACcgaaaattaaaaatgcATTATTAGAAAGTGGAATTCCATTGAAATTTGTGGATTCACGAGCTGACGCGAAGTTATTCTGGGCACAATATGAAGACATTGATTTTGACAAGCTCTGTGATGATACTGGGACGCTAGCATGCTCTTATGTTATTCGAAAAGCACTTATTCGTAAAGAATACTTATGGAACACGGTGGTACACTATTTAGCCAAGAATCCAAAATCGATTCTGAGGACGGCTGTTCCTGAAGCATTTTCTTTAGAGCTTGATTATGCAGAGTTTTTAGACGATTCGCTTATGGAGTCGTATGAGCTTCGACAAGAGCTGGAAAACAACGAAGCTTTAGAACCccaacaaagaaaatggtatATACTGAAACCAAGCATGTGTGATGGTGCACAAGGAATCCGTATTTTCTCTACAATTGAGGAACTGCAAGCTATATTTGATTCGTTTGATGAAGCCTTAagtgatgatgatgaagagtCCAACCATTCATCTCGCGAAAACGAGATAGAAAATATAGGTGCATTGACAGTAAATGACCGAAAtccagaaaacaaaatcgtCATTCATCAAATCCGCCATTTTCTTGTACAACGGTACATTGCCAATCCTTTATTACTAAACAATAGGAAATTTCATATCCGTGCATATGTTTTAGCCGTTGGTGGTTTATCcgtttatttgtttaaaGAAATGCTGTGCTTGCTTGCCAGAGACGAATACGAGTCTCCTCATGCCGATGGCGAAATCAACTTGTATGGTCAATTGAGCAACACATGCATCCAAGGAGACGCTCCAAGAGAGGCCTCCGTACAATCATTTTGGAATAGCTCTATTAATaataaggaaaaagtttttgaatctCTTGTACACATATTGGGAgatgtttttgaagctgCTGCAACTACGCAAcgaattcattttcag CCTTTGAACAACTCGTTTGAGATTTTTGGAGTTGATTTCATGGTCGACGAAACTAATCAAGTACACTTACTTGAAGTGAATGCT TATCCGGATTTTAGACAAACGGGTGATGAATTATCTGGATTAGTTGAAAGATTATTCAAGTCTGTAGTTCATACTGCAATCGTCCCTTTCTTtcatccaaagaagaagtgTGGGGCTTCTTCTGACTTAGTTTTAGCTCGCGAACTAAAAATATATggtttttaa
- the nod1 gene encoding medial cortical node Gef2-related protein Nod1, protein MEKPLPKPPSSPKFASTSNDGDFLLDDLVFGLKRYEAAFYIKSGVESVLHSFTKAEELEMIKLSFLIADSPYRPISLESVPSKILFGSFLFYVKDKIYEKAGHILDRQFCFALRRLASDDSSVNNEFFFQQVKSNFLSLPKVKIKMLSVFFSIVQIVLSKLRGGNHERVQFFASIAAVILPKEQVDEMYFLVEYVSINAQKIFQIQPPSPRVLHPLPQPNNNQRPVLIDKGIQKKNVNLTTDQEKGSTAHNNHINSVTQRTKQAGSEFSWHTENPNIPRNTTFNADFSASKKERAAPGVVSPAMEQYDYEQQTKDYNDEIASKSKPTILMVPIDVYEKLNKKFIEASDELRNASNSYQEIREEIDTLYETFADEVNSFENSKKLQEEKIFQEKISVERKIKAYQKEHLAATEHGLT, encoded by the coding sequence atggAGAAACCTTTACCCAAACCCCCCTCTAGTCCTAAGTTTGCTAGCACTAGTAATGATGGagattttcttcttgacGACCTTGTGTTTGGATTGAAACGTTATGAAGCAGCATTTTATATCAAATCCGGAGTAGAAAGCGTCCTACATAGTTTTACGAAAGCTGAAGAGCTAGAGATGATTAAGCTGAGCTTTTTAATTGCTGACAGTCCCTACCGACCGATATCTTTGGAAAGTGTGCCTTCTAAGATACTATTTGGttcctttttattctatGTGAAGGACAaaatatatgaaaaagctGGTCACATACTTGATAgacaattttgttttgctctTCGAAGGCTTGCTTCTGATGACTCCTCTGTTAACaatgaatttttctttcagcaGGTCAAAagtaattttctttcacttCCCAAGgttaaaataaaaatgctCTCAGTGTTTTTTTCTATCGTACAAATTGTCCTGTCTAAACTTCGAGGAGGAAATCATGAACGTGTCCAGTTTTTTGCATCTATTGCCGCAGTGATCCTACCAAAAGAGCAGGTTGATGAAATGTATTTTCTGGTTGAATATGTATCAATAAACGCACAGAAGATATTCCAAATTCAACCTCCTTCTCCCCGGGTGCTTCATCCTCTTCCTCAACCAAATAATAATCAAAGACCGGTATTAATAGATAAaggaatccaaaaaaaaaatgtcaaTCTGACTACAGACCAGGAAAAAGGTTCTACTGCACATAATAATCATATCAATTCAGTTACGCAAAGAACCAAGCAAGCAGGATCAGAATTTTCTTGGCACACTGAAAATCCCAACATTCCAAGAAATACGACTTTTAATGCGGATTTTTCTGCTAGCAAGAAAGAACGAGCAGCCCCAGGAGTAGTTTCTCCTGCTATGGAACAGTACGACTATGAGCAACAAACTAAAGATTATAATGATGAAATAGCTAGCAAAAGTAAACCGACAATTCTCATGGTACCAATTGATGTTTACGAAAAActgaacaaaaaatttattgaagCTTCCGATGAACTAAGAAATGCTTCAAATAGCTATCAGGAAATTCGTGAGGAAATTGATACACTGTATGAAACTTTCGCCGATGAAgtcaattcttttgaaaactcGAAGAAAttacaagaagaaaaaatattccaagaaaagattAGTGTTGAGCGAAAAATTAAAGCGTATCAAAAGGAACATTTAGCAGCTACCGAGCACGGACTTACATGA
- the icp55 gene encoding mitochondrial intermediate cleavage peptidase Icp55 — MSIIKTQIWCLEPDSILLILKERDVFENYKLALFLPPKNSYAEKWEGFRTGVENGRILFHIENIQENWEAPFVIEEFGNRCKRVFYNTQRGYPYKDPVGSSPDVVRDKIRDLQSKKPFRSANELLHPLRTIKSESEISCLQRAASISGNAYREVMAKDFLEENQLATELEYRFKMGGCQRSAYVPVVAGGRNGLCIHYTANDDAFQQNDMVLVDAGGEYGGYVTDISRTWPTGRGFTPAQRDLYQAVLNVQKKCIDLCTSSAGLSLARIHYESAVLLKEELKQIGIYGSKSEIEDVLYPHSIGHEIGLEIHDCYSNNSFSPLKKNQIVTIEPGIYVPLNNRWPKWAQGIAIRIEDSVLVGEQEPFVLTKDTPKEVKEIQSLRESSEL, encoded by the exons ATGAGTATCATCAAGACCCAAATTT GGTGCTTGGAGCCTGATTCCATCCTACTTATAC tgaaagaaagagaCGTGTTTGAAAATTATAAGCTTGCTCTCTTCCTTCCACCTAAAAATTCGTATGCGGAAAAATGGGAAGGCTTTCGCACTGGCGTAGAAAATGGGAGAATTTTGTTCCATATTGAGAAT ATTCAAGAAAATTGGGAAGCACCGTTTGTGATTGAAGAGTTTGGTAACAGATGCAAACGGGTATTCTACAATACACAGAGAGGTTATCCTTACAAAGATCCCGTAGGCTCTTCTCCAGATGTTGTTCGGGATAAAATTAGGGATTTGCAGAGCAAAAAGCCGTTTCGATCAGCTAACGAGCTTCTGCATCCCCTGCGAACAATCAAAAGTGAAAGTGAAATATCATGTCTACAACGGGCAGCATCGATAAGTGGAAATGCATACAGAGAAGTCATGGCGAAGGACtttcttgaagaaaatcaactGGCTACTGAGCTCGAATATAGATTCAAAATGGGCGGTTGTCAACGGTCGGCTTATGTACCTGTTGTAGCCGGGGGAAGA AATGGACTCTGCATTCACTATACGGCGAATGACGATGCATTCCAACAAAATGATATGGTGCTAGTGGATGCAGGAGGC GAATATGGAGGATATGTTACAGATATTTCTCGGACTTGGCCAACTGGAAGGGGGTTTACACCAGCCCAACGAGATTTGTACCAAGCTGTTTTAAACGTACAAAAAAAGTGCATCGACTTATGCACCAGTAGTGCAGGGTTAAGCTTGGCGAGAATCCACTATGAGAGTGCTGTTTTGTTGAAAGAGGAGCTTAAGCAAATTGGCATATATGGTTCGAAATCG GAAATCGAGGACGTTTTGTATCCGCATTCCATCGGTCATGAGATTGGTTTAGAAATCCACGACTGCTACTCAAACAACAGTTTTTCtcctttgaagaaaaaccaaatt GTGACCATTGAGCCTGGAATTTATGTTCCCTTAAATAACCGTTGGCCAAAATGGGCGCAGGGAATTGCTATTCGTATAGAAGATAGTGTTCTGGTGGGAGAACAAGAGCCATTTGTATTAACAAAAGATACGCCCAAGGAAGTCAAGGAAATTCAGAGCTTACGTGAAAGCTCTGAGTTGTAA
- the acp1 gene encoding F-actin capping protein alpha subunit, whose translation MDGEYIYKFIRESPPGEVNQVVQDIRALGLTDEDRIQKQLQLHHEDSNSPVTLSQDERAVLSSESKLDDGRYYDQRLQKSFAVNFETMEAIDVEDYKEKPIISEDIVKQIQKVTLDHYLSDVSIGVLQKDANVPEYSIMLVSVKYNPQNYYNGRWRCVCKYDTERKKLSGTSFIRVHYYEDGNVWLDAERPIDVSVDDTGKLSDALIETENANQRSFNVELSSLNDKKFKELRRQLPITRQKINWENVLGLRMRNT comes from the exons ATGGACGGagaatatatatataagtTTATTAGAGAATCACCACCTGGTGAAGTTAACCAGGTGGTACAAG ATATTCGAGCACTTGGATTGACCGACGAGGACCGCATTCAAAAGCAACTTCAATTGCATCATGAAGATTCAAATTCTCCTGTAACGTTATCCCAAGATGAAAGAGCAGTCCTTTCCTCTGAAAGCAAATTGGATGACGGTCGCTACTATGATCAACGATTGCAAAAGTCCTTTGCAGTGAATTTCGAAACAATG GAAGCAATTGATGTTGAGGATTATAAAGAGAAACCAATTATCTCAGAGGACATTGTtaaacaaattcaaaaggttACTTTGGATCATTATTTGTCTGATGTATCAATTGGAGTTTTACAAAAGGATGCGAATGTTCCTGAATACAGCATCATGCTCGTGTCCGTAAAGTATAACCCTCAAAATTACTATAACGGTCGTTGGAGGTGTGTCTGCAAGTATGATACGGAGAGGAAGAAGTTAAGTGGAACTTCCTTTATCAGGGTGCATTACTATGAAGATGGTAATGTCTGGTTAGATGCCGAGCGTCCTATTGATGTGAGCGTTGATGATACTGGAAAGCTTTCAGATGCCCTAatagaaacagaaaatgcAAATCAGCGCTCTTTTAATGTGGAGCTTTCTTCCCTGAATGATAAAAAGTTCAAAGAACTTCGCCGACAACTTCCTATTACACGCCAGAAAATTAATTGGGAGAATGTTTTAGGATTACGCATGAGAAACACATAA
- the pet801 gene encoding mitochondrial carrier, S-adenosylmethionine, with amino-acid sequence MSFIEALGSGICAGLAVDLSLFPVDTLKTRLQAKGGFLANGGFQGVYRGLGSILVGSAPGASLFFTTYETMKTNLSRSKLPLSEPVIHMTSGSMGEIAACLVRVPTEVIKQRAQASGGTLSSGNVLQTIWKSEQSLRGLYSGYGITIAREIPFTLIQFPLWEYLKKAWRTSNNREKNLAHEAALSGSLAGGIAAAVTTPLDVIKTRIMLSQKRTAYVSTVKNIIQFEGGRALFSGIVPRVLWLSGGGAIFLGFYDTVFNFIHDHHIFNEKGL; translated from the exons ATGTCCTTTATTGAAGCATTAGGC TCTGGAATATGCGCAGGATTGGCTGTTGATTTATCTCTATTTCCAGTGGATACGTTAAAAACTCGATTGCAAGCAAAGGGAGGATTTCTTGCAAATGGTGGATTTCAAGGCGTGTATAGAGGCCTTGGTAGCATCTTGGTTGGCAGTGCTCCTGGAG cttctttgttttttacaaCTTATGAGACTATGAAAACCAATCTCAGCCGTTCAAAGCTTCCATTGTCTGAACCAGTAATCCATATGACTTCTGGATCAATGGGCGAAATTGCTGCTTGCTTGGTACGAGTTCCTACGGAAGTCATCAAGCAAAGAGCTCAGGCTTCTGGTGGAACACTTTCATCCGGAAATGTTCTCCAAACAATTTGGAAATCCGAGCAATCCTTGAGAGGTTTATATTCTGGTTACGGAATCACCATTGCGAGAGAGATTCCATTCACATTAATACAATTTCCTCTATGGGAATATCTCAAAAAGGCATGGAGGACTTCCAACAACCGAGAGAAGAATCTGGCTCACGAGGCCGCTTTGTCTGGATCCCTTGCCGGAGGTATTGCTGCTGCAGTTACTACTCCCCTTGACGTTATAAAAACGAGAATTATGCTTTCACAAAAG AGAACGGCCTACGTATCTACGGTGAAAAATATCATTCAATTTGAAGGAGGTCGTGCCCTTTTTTCAGGCATCGTTCCTCGTGTTCTCTGGCTCAGCGGTGGAGGTGCCATTTTCCTAGGATTTTACGACACtgtcttcaatttcatccatGATCATCACATCTTCAATGAAAAGGGTCTTTAA
- the pho86 gene encoding ER resident protein acetylase Pho86, whose translation MSESSKEVVEIRPASTEEDWKAVKAIAVSGITGQSKNLSQQIFWHPIYLAAFGFVFLGVYRMTKMAEGNTILRTVLLGVFVSAFFLTIMEIPCRNLFSSIADEMTEDTGNLRDENLKHFYLAYVNKDRLIGIIGILPPNAVGAYNNTPTIVHWNVIPKFYKFAYDLLDVALNSAKKMKQNKVSAESFTTDKWILQSLKSDGFEPVVDEAFDYLSFFGLRHVILQTSLKDRPKGDRKLRN comes from the coding sequence atgTCGGAATCTTCGAAAGAAGTAGTCGAAATTCGCCCGGCAAGTACTGAAGAAGACTGGAAAGCTGTCAAAGCCATTGCAGTTAGTGGTATTACTGGACAGTCTAAGAACCTTTCTCAGCAAATATTTTGGCATCCTATTTACTTGGCCGCTTTTGGATTCGTTTTCTTAGGAGTATATCGCATGACCAAAATGGCAGAGGGAAATACAATTTTGAGGACGGTCTTGTTAGGAGTCTTTGTGagtgctttctttttaacaATTATGGAAATTCCCTGTCGAAAtctattttcttctattgCTGACGAAATGACCGAAGATACTGGTAATTTGCGCGACGAAAATCTTAAGCATTTCTATTTAGCCTACGTCAACAAAGATCGATTGATTGGAATTATTGGTATCCTTCCTCCGAATGCAGTGGGTGCTTACAACAATACTCCTACCATTGTTCATTGGAATGTGATCCCCAAGTTTTATAAATTTGCTTACGATTTGCTCGACGTGGCCTTAAACAgtgcaaaaaaaatgaagcaaaaCAAGGTTTCAGCTGAGTCATTTACTACGGATAAATGGATTTTACAAAGTCTCAAGTCCGACGGGTTTGAACCTGTTGTCGATGAAGCATTTGACtatttgtctttctttggtttGCGACATGTCATATTGCAAACCAGCCTCAAAGATCGACCTAAAGGTGATAGAAAATTGAGAaactga
- the emi5 gene encoding succinate dehydrogenase complex assembly protein Emi5, with product MLKASFNQANSLFVRNSLHFNGFVGLRFITTKGDLKRVDREDETEESLRARLKYQSRKRGILETDLLLSNFAKTRLDKYCVSDLQEYDRLLDEPDWDILYWSSGERVVPEQWRNSKVLQELSAYCRSRRDHTLRMPDLF from the exons ATGTTGAAAGCATCTTTTAATCAGGCAAACAGTCTTTTTGTGAGGAATTCTTTACATTTTAACGGATTTGTTGGCTTACGCTTCATTACTACGAAAGGTGATTTAAAGCGAGTTGATCGCGAGGACGAAACAGAAGAATCATTACGAGCAAGACTAAAGTACCAATCGAGGAAGAGAGGAATTTTGGAAACGGATCTACTCCTGTCAAACTTTGCTAAAACAAGGCTGGATAAGTACTGCGTTTCTGATCTCCAAGAATATGACCGTCTCCTTGATGAACCCGATTGGGATAT tTTGTATTGGTCTTCTGGCGAGCGTGTAGTACCTGAACAATGGAGAAATAGCAAAGTACTACAGGAACTAAGCGCCTATTGTCGCAGCCGGAGAGATCATACATTACGAATGCCcgatttattttaa